The following are encoded together in the Acidobacteriota bacterium genome:
- a CDS encoding DUF2088 domain-containing protein: MAEIAIPWGAWHWEGEERLPLPPGWRVEAAAPGDEPAGPSLEEALAAPVGAPPIDELAREAVRRRGDRATAAIAVEDLTRPAPAGRALRAMLQRLESGGIPPHRVRVILAVGAHAPATGPELRMKLGEFACERCDVSNHNPYENLVDLGRSPAGLPVRINRAFHEADVKLALGSVMPHPYAGFGGGGKIVLPGLAGIETLEANHRPAVTGLAGAGVGVVEGNRARAEMEEIALGAGLQAVLNIVPGPRRRPLGHFYGHPVSAHRHAVRFARKALAVPVAPGADAALLNAYPKDVELLQVGNVFNAWRAAPFPLVREGGTVVVTAACPKGVGHHGLHGPGMRLYRRPVERPYLAGRELVVYAPNLATREVRHSFWSGYPHARRWREVLELLRRRHPGGGRIVVLPTAPLTLPRAAPQEAER; the protein is encoded by the coding sequence ATGGCCGAGATCGCGATTCCGTGGGGTGCGTGGCACTGGGAGGGCGAAGAGCGGCTCCCGCTGCCCCCCGGCTGGCGCGTCGAAGCGGCCGCTCCGGGTGACGAGCCGGCCGGCCCTTCGCTGGAGGAGGCGCTCGCCGCTCCCGTCGGGGCCCCCCCGATCGACGAGCTGGCGCGGGAAGCCGTGCGGCGGCGGGGGGATCGGGCGACGGCGGCCATCGCGGTCGAAGATCTGACGCGGCCGGCACCCGCCGGGAGGGCGCTGCGCGCGATGCTGCAGCGGCTGGAGTCGGGGGGCATCCCCCCTCACCGGGTTCGGGTGATCCTCGCCGTCGGGGCCCACGCTCCGGCGACCGGGCCGGAGCTCCGCATGAAGCTGGGCGAGTTCGCCTGTGAGCGGTGCGACGTATCGAACCACAATCCCTACGAAAACCTCGTCGACCTCGGGCGCTCGCCGGCAGGTCTGCCGGTCCGCATCAACCGCGCCTTTCACGAAGCGGACGTGAAGCTCGCGCTCGGCTCCGTGATGCCGCACCCGTACGCCGGATTCGGCGGGGGTGGCAAGATCGTCCTGCCGGGGCTGGCGGGGATCGAGACCCTCGAGGCGAATCACCGCCCCGCCGTCACCGGCCTGGCCGGCGCGGGTGTGGGCGTCGTGGAGGGGAATCGCGCGCGGGCCGAGATGGAGGAGATCGCCCTCGGAGCCGGCCTCCAGGCGGTGCTGAACATCGTGCCGGGCCCCCGCAGGCGGCCCTTGGGGCATTTCTACGGCCACCCGGTGTCGGCGCACCGGCACGCCGTCCGGTTCGCGCGGAAAGCCCTGGCCGTTCCGGTGGCCCCGGGCGCGGATGCCGCGCTGCTCAACGCGTACCCGAAGGATGTCGAGCTGCTGCAGGTCGGCAACGTGTTCAACGCGTGGCGCGCGGCGCCGTTCCCTCTCGTGCGCGAAGGCGGCACGGTGGTCGTCACCGCGGCGTGCCCGAAGGGCGTCGGTCATCACGGCCTTCACGGGCCCGGGATGCGTCTCTACCGGCGACCCGTGGAGCGGCCCTACCTCGCCGGGCGCGAGCTGGTGGTCTACGCCCCGAATCTCGCCACGCGGGAGGTGCGGCACTCGTTCTGGAGCGGCTACCCGCACGCGCGGCGCTGGCGCGAGGTGCTCGAGCTCCTTCGGCGCCGGCATCCGGGAGGAGGCCGGATCGTGGTCCTCCCCACCGCACCCCTGACGCTGCCACGGGCGGCCCCGCAGGAGGCGGAACGGTGA